One Streptomyces spororaveus genomic window, TCACCAATAGACCCACGAGCAGCGACTTCGCGCTCTCCCGGGACGCTGGGCGCCGTTGTCGTGGCACTTGGGCTGGAACCTGCGGCCGGGGGCTGGGTGCTCATGCCGCCGAGGACTCATCCGCCCGACCACCGGTTGCGGTGCGGCTGGTTCGGCCCGGGACCGTTCCGGGGCTGGTCGTCCTGGATCGGCTCCGACCTGGGCAGAGGGCCGTTCCGGCAACAAGGTTTTCTCGACCGCTTACCGTCCGAGACATGTCAGTACTCGCCCTGCCCGGGCACCCAGTCGCGCGTAGGCAGTGACGGCATCGTCCAGGGTGAGTTCAGGTCCGTCGCGCGCCCGTATCCGCCAAGGACTGGCGCGGCTACGGCTGGGTCGGATAGCCGCGTACGGGGCCGGCGAGCTCGGCGTAGAGGTCGATGCGGTCCTGCTCCCGGTGGACGGGACCGCAGCCACCCACGGCCGGAGCCAGCTGACCGGGAGCCGCGGGCCGCGGGAGTGGTGGGTGAGCGGGACCCGGCCGCTGTCGGAAGGACCCGAGGCCGGGAAACTGCCGGTGCGGCGGGCAGGGTGGTCAGGGAGGTGAGGGCCGCGTCCACCCGAACGGCGGCAAGCCACAGCGATACCCGCTCGCGTCGGCGGACACCGACGGAGCGGGGGTCAAGGTCCCCAGCACCCGCGGGGGTCAGCTCAGTCCTTGGCCTTGGCCCCGGCGGGGGCTGACGCAGATGCACAGGCTGCTCGTACGCGGCGCCGGTGTACCGGCGGCCGCTGCTGGCCTTGCGCGCCTTCGGGACGAGGCTGGCGTCCATCTCCTCAGCGGAGCAGCAACCGCCATCGGACACGGCATCGTCGACCCCGGGGCCCGTGGTGTGACCAGCCCGGGGTCAGCCTTTATCTCCTGGCACTCCGGCCGCCCTGTTTGAGGTAGCTGCGAACGAAGGCCTCTTGGCCGCTGTTGGGTCGGATGTAGACGCGCTGCTGCGCTGCTTCGATCTGAAGCCGGTTGAGGAAGCCGACCGCCTCTTCCGTAGCGATGCCCATACCGTTGCGGGGCGCTCTGCCGACCAGGAGATGTTTGGGGCCGAAGGGCAACACGATGGCGGTGGAGTCGCCGATCGCAACGTTGAAGACGGTTCTGCTTCCACTCTGCCGGATCGCCAGAGCCGGGATGTCGCCAAGGAGAAACTCGCCGACGGCGGGCACCAGAATCTCCAGCCCGGCGCCGCTGATCATCTCCTTCGCCTTGGCGAAGGTGTCCTCGATCCGCGCCCGGAAGTCCGCGCCGTTCTCGAAGTTCGCCAAGTGTGGGCGCAGGATCTCGTCCGCCGCTGCGACCAAGCCCTGCGGTCCAGCGAGGTGGAGTCCGCTGCGCTGCAGTACCGCGAGACGCAGCAGGTCGGATTGGTCGGTCAGCAGGGCAGTGCGCTGCTCGGTGTAGATCTTGGTGAAGATGCGCTCGTGGACATCGCGGTAGTTCAGCGAACGGACCAGGTGCAGGGCGATGAGGTCCTTGAGGGTCTGCACATACTGTTCGTGTTGGAAGACGTCGCCCCGATCCACTGCGGCTGCGGCGTCGGGTATTCGTGTCTCAAGCCTGCCCCATACCTGTTCCAGAGAGGCAGAAGCGAAGCGTGCGAAGTGCTTGACCTTGCCGCACTCGCGCGGGCTCGCCTTCTTGTGCACACGATTGGGGTGGTCAAGGTTGAAGGGCAAAAGCTTAAGCCCGTTACTGCCGAACGGAGTGGCGAAGCGCTTGAGAAGCACTTGGGAAATCACGTGCTGACCGACCACGTGACGATCGGCCTCGGGACGGAGTTCCTCGATCCGGTCATCGATCTGCTGCGCCCGCGCCAGCCACTGGGCTGATGATCCCTCGTTCATCCGACCAGTCTGGCAACCAGGTCCGACAAGCGACGCGGATTTTCGGTCTGCCCTAATCGCCCGGTCTCTCCGCAGCCGCAGCCAGCTACCGCATACCGCATACCGCCAAGTTCCTACGGTCGACGAAGCGGTCGGACTGCCGCCCTGCCGCTCTGCCTGGTGGATCAGTCGAGGCTGGTGGTGCCGGGGGCGGCGCGGGGCAGGTTGCGCGCCCACTTCTTGAGGTCGCCGACGCGGTAGAGGTGCGTGCTGACTCGCTGCATCGGGGGCGGGAAGTCCGGTTCGTCGGCGCGCGCCCGGCGCAGGGCGGCGAGCGTGATCTCCGGGAGGCGGGCCGGTTTGCCCAGGGCTTGGAGCAGGCCGGAAGCGAGGGCGGAGTCGCTGGTCTTGCCCGAGCCGGGGTGAAGGGTTGGTGATACGGCCGGTCTGCGGGACAGGGGCGGCCAGGTAGTGTCCCGGGGATCTATGAGTGGATCATCGAACGAGGGGCTGATCGGGATGGTAGACAGGCAGCGCAAGGAGCGAAGTCGCCGAGGTTTGTGGTGGTGGCTCCTGCTCCTAGGCGCCGCAATCGTTGTCTGCGGGTTCCTCGGGGGGACTCGGTACTACGGGGATCCTGAAACGGAGGGCCTCGGAGACCTGGCCTTCTGGGGAATGCTTGCCGGCGGCTGCCTGACCCTCGGCGCGGCCATTGAGCTCATCCGGCCCGCTCTGCAGCGTGGCCTGGCGCGACTCATCGCCGACAATGCCCGACGGTACCGGGAGAGGCAGTCAGCAACACAGAACGCGAACCCCGATCACCGGAATGCCGCCTGACCTCAACGACCAACCGGAACCGACATGTTCGTCTCCGCTGCCGGACCAGCCACTTCCCGACCTCCATCCCGAGGACGGTGACCCCGGGCAGGACCTCCGCCCGGCCTGGTGCCGGTGGGCGGGGACCGCGGCCTCCGCCGGGGCCGGCCGGCCGGGGGCCGCGGCGGCCGGGGTGGTGGTGGAGCGGGAGCGGGCGGCGGCCGCGGAGGCCCGGGGCCGGGCGGGGGCCGGTGCGCCGGGTGGGGTGGTCAGGGACATGAGGTGGCGTCGACGAGGCGGCCGACCAGGGCGCTGCCGGTGGCCTCCTGCCAGGAGGTACCGGTGGTGAGACGGTTCAGGTGCTGGGCGACGGTGTCGGTGCCGTGGTGTTCGCCGAGCTGCTGCATGCGGGCGGCGAGCAGCGGCCAGGGGCGTGAGCCGATCAGGAGGCCGGCTTCGCGCTCCGGCAGGACCTGCTTGATCATCGCGACCATCTGGGAGTGCGCGGCCGACTGCACCTTGAGCTGTTTCAGAGCGCGGGACCGGTTGCCGAGGTCGAGGTCCCGGGGCACGGCCAGGCCCTCGGTCAACGGGCCCCATACCCGCTTCGCATCCGCACTCGCAGGCACGGGCGCGGGCGCGCCCGCAGGAGCGCGCAGGTGCCGGAGCGGAAATCGGTCGGGCGGGCGCAGCCCACGGGTCACCGGCCGCGCCCATGCGTTCGGCCAGCACGTCCCTCGCGGCGCCGACCGCGGCCCCGCGAGCAGGAACGGACACTCCGGAAGCAGGAGCGGGCGCTGCGGGAGCGGGGATCGGTCGGGTGGGCGGTGCCCACGGGTCATCCGCCGGTACGCGGGCGCCGGCTGCGGGCGCGGGAGCCGAAGCGGCCGCCGCCGGGGCCGCGGTAGGGGCGGCCGGAGCCGAGGCCGGAGCCGTCGTGGGGGTGGGGGTGTCGGCGGCGGCCGCGGTGACCGCGGCGACGGCCTGGTCGACGCCGGCCCCGGCGCGGTGGGCGTCGGTGAGGATCCGGGCGACATCGATCCCCGCGGCGTCGAGGCGACCCATCGCGGCGGCGATGTCGGGCCAGGCCGGGGAGGAGAGGATCGCGTCGCGAACCAGACCCTCGGGCATCGTCGTCTTGAGGAGGTCGGCCCAGCAGTCGGTGCCTTCGGCCTTGATGCGCGCGGCGTTCGCCGTGACGGCCTGGTGGACCCCGGCGGTCATCCGGCCCATCTGCGGCAGGAACACCCCGAGGTCGACACCGGCCTGCTGCAGGCCCACCAGCCGGCGGGCCATCCGCGGCCAGTCCGTGTCCTGCATCAGCACGTCCAGGACGTCGTCGCCGAGGCGGCCGCGCAGCCGGTCGGCCGACCAGCCCGGCGCCATCTTCCCGGCGTCCTCGCCGAGTTCCTCCTCCCGGCCGGTCAGGCGTTTCTGGGCAGCGCGGCGGACCGCGTCGGAGATGGCCAGCACCAGGCGGTAGGCCATCGCCGCGGTGTGCGCGGCCTCCCCGAGGGCTTCGGCGAACGGCTCGGGCAGCGGCGGGTATCCGGACGTCATCAGCAACGACTCCCTCGGGTGGGGACGGGGCGGGTCAGCGGGCACGGGCCGCAGGAACCGGCTCTTCGGCACTTCCGAAGAGCCGGCACTACGGGGCCGTCGCCGCTCCTCAGATGCGCTGTGCAGTCAGCCTCTTTCCATCCGCCCCAAGGACCAGAACGTTCCTGGCGGTACCGTCCCGGCCGTGATCGCCGTCCCACCACTCGACGAAACTCTGGGCAAGCGATTCAGATCCAGGCCTTCCGGACCCTGCTGAGTAGTCCGTGCTCAACTCAACGTCATAGTCGTGTGCGGTCAGTTGGACTATGGCCAGCATGCGGGCGTGGTCGAATTGCTGCGCTCCACCCTTGGCGCGAGCCCAGATGTGGAACCGCTCCAGCATTTCCGCATCCGTGGTCCGCTTGGTCACGGGGCCGGTGGGCAACTGCTCAGGCGCGTTGGCGACGCCGTTGAGGCAGCCCTGCACCCAGGAGCCACGATCCACCTCGGCGGCGCTGCCGGCCTGCAGGGCCCGGCGCGTACAGCCGCCCCATACCGTCTCGCGCACGGCCGCCCCCTTGCCCGAGGAGTCGTAGACAGCCTTGCCCGCGGTGTATCCGGCACGGTAAGCGGCAACGTACTCAGGTACGGCAGACGAGCGGGACTCGGGCGCAGAGCCGTCGAAAGGCTTGCCACTGCCGCAACCGACCAGGCCGATTAACGCGGCGGCAGTCATACCGAGTACACGGCCTGAGCGATGATTCATTACTCCCCCTGAGTACGGACTGTTACCCAATGAGAGGGCATCCCGGGCTCATTGGTCGCCCCGGTCGAACATGGTTTCGCTCACCCCAAGAACTGGCGGACTCTCACCAAACTTCGCAACGACCCCACCCGCGCCACCCACCTCCTGCGCGCTCTGCTCGTCCTGACGAACCTCGAAGTCAACCGCTGACAAACGATCTACGCCTCAGACTGCCGCCCACGACCAGGGTGAGCACCCCGAGAACTGGTCACACCAGCCCTTTGACCTGCGACTTCAAGCTGACGAAGGCTCTATGAGGTCATCACACCGCACCGCGGTCCCAGATGACGCGACATCACCGTGGCAGAACGCCGCTGATCGCCCTCACGGAATGTGTGCCAGAACCCTTCAAGGGGCAGCGTTTGTCCAGCAGTCTGGGAGGCAGTCTGCTGTCCGCGTGCCCGCCGATGTTCACGGCAAATGACGTCACTCTGGTCTTCGCGGCTCGTCCTGCTCATGCGGGTGATCGCAAGTCGCTGCGTCGGGGATGATCGAGGGGGAGTCTGGGCTCGCGAGGGGAAGGGACGGCGTGATGGCGATCAGTGGGCTGCATCCGGAGAGGACGGCCAGGCTGGAGGTGCTCGTCAACGAGTGCCGGCCGCTGTTGGAGGGTGACGGCGGGATGGCCGCAGTGCAGCGGCTGCTGAGTGAGCGTCGTGTCGAGGTGCTCGATGCGGTGGTGATCACGCGCAAGCTGCTTGGGGCAGGTCCCACGGCGCTTGGCGAGGCGAAGACAATCGTTCTGACAAGTCCGGGCAGGGGGCCCGAGCTGAGAGTGCACGATCAGTTCGTGGCTGACCTGGAGCAGAGCGGTGGCCTCGAGGGACAATGGGGCAGCTCCGCCCGCTGAGCC contains:
- a CDS encoding DUF4238 domain-containing protein encodes the protein MNEGSSAQWLARAQQIDDRIEELRPEADRHVVGQHVISQVLLKRFATPFGSNGLKLLPFNLDHPNRVHKKASPRECGKVKHFARFASASLEQVWGRLETRIPDAAAAVDRGDVFQHEQYVQTLKDLIALHLVRSLNYRDVHERIFTKIYTEQRTALLTDQSDLLRLAVLQRSGLHLAGPQGLVAAADEILRPHLANFENGADFRARIEDTFAKAKEMISGAGLEILVPAVGEFLLGDIPALAIRQSGSRTVFNVAIGDSTAIVLPFGPKHLLVGRAPRNGMGIATEEAVGFLNRLQIEAAQQRVYIRPNSGQEAFVRSYLKQGGRSARR